ACGTGATCCGTACGGCAGCGCGTTACCTCGGCGTTGGTATGGCGCATTTGATTAACATCCTCGACCCCAGGGTCATTGTTTTGGGTGGGGGCATTACGAGAGCTGCAGATTTAGTCATTCCAATTATTCGCGATGTTATTCAAAGGCGGGCGATGGGAAGTGACGCAAAGCAAACCCCTGTGCTTGTGTCACAGCTTGGCAAGGACCTTTATCCGGTCGGTGGAGCGACTCTCGTGATTGAGCGAATGTTTGAAGACCCACCGTTCACAGCCTCCACGCACTGAACCTGGTCATTAAAGCGGGTCATTGAATCTGGCCATTGAACCTTGTCATGCAACCAGGTCATGCAACCAGGTCATGCAACCAGGTCATGCAACCAGGTCATGCAACCAGGTCATGCAACCAGGTCATTGTGAAACAGGCAGGGCACAAGAAGCATTGGATAGAATCAAACTGATAAAAAGTTGAATTTTCTACGTTCCTCAATTGTTGTATTCACTTACAACAAAATACTAGAGTATCTTGTTGAAGCATCTTACTTTCCATAACTTACACTACTTGAATCTGCTTTCATAAAGGTTTATACTCCACTCATCAGTTCAATTAAGTATTTGAAATAACAAATTTGTCTCTTAGATTCTGAGACTAGATTAGGAGGGGGCAATTTGAAAGGGTTTACAAAAAAGACAACAATCGCAGCACTTAGTGTGCTGACGATGGGGGCTCTGCTTTCGGGGTGTGGTAATTCAAACAACACTTCGACATCTGGAAACAATTCAAGCACATCTACCGGAAATTCAACGGGTTCAGGGCAGTCAGGTAAGCTCGAGATCTTTAGTTGGTGGACTGGTGTGGCGAGCAGCAAGGCTTTGCAACAGTTTATTAATCAATACGAAACACAATATCCGGGTGTCAAAGTCACCAACGATGCGGTAGCAGGTGGTGCAGGTTCCAACGCCAAAGCCGTACTGGCGAGCCGCATGGAGGCCAATAAGCCGCCAGGGACATTCCAGGTGCATGCTGGACATGGTAGTCTCCTGTCCTGGATTCAAGCTGGTGATATGGCACCATTGGATTCGATGTATCAGCAGCAGGGCTGGAACAAAGTGTATCCCCAGTCACTTCTGAATCTGCTTACCGTCAATGGTCACATCTACGCAGTGCCTGTAGATATGCAACGAGATAACGTACTTTGGTATAATAAGAAAATATTTGCCAAATACAACCTGACTCCGCCGGCGACGTTCAATGACTTCTTCAAAGATGCTGCCGTACTTAAGTCACACGGCATTACGCCGTTGGCACTTGGCAACCACGGAAACTGGGAGACTACACTGTTGTGGAGTGACGTTTTGCTCGGAACAGTGGGTTACACGCAGTACAATGAATTGATGCAGGGCAAATTGGCATGGAACAGCCCGGGTGTCGTACAAGCGTCGCAGACCTTCCTGAAGATGCTGCAGTACACGAACTCCGATTACAATTCGCTGCACTGGGCCCAAGCAGATGAGTTGGTGGCCAAGGGCAAAGCAGCGATGAACGTTCAGGGTGACTGGGCGCAAGGCTACTTTACCACCACTGCCGGCCTGAAGCCGAACGTTGACTTTGGCTGGGCCCCGACACCTGGTACACAAGGTATTTTTGCAGCGGTTTCAGACGTGTTTGGTTTGCCGTCGAAACTGTCGGGTCAAAACAAAACCAATGCGGAGAACTTCTTGAAGGTGTTAGGGTCTGCTGAAGGCCAGAAGGCTTTCAACAGCCTCAAAGGCACCATCTCGCCGCGGTTGGATGCAAATCCCGCAGACTACAATGCATATGGTCAAAGTGCTATGAAATCTCTCAAAAATGACAAGCTGGTGCTGACTCCTGGACAGGGAGCGTTGAACCCAGGGTTTACAACAGCGCTGGAAAACGCAATGACACAATTTATCAGCAGCCAAAATGTCAACCAATTCGTGTCAGGACTTCAGAGCGCCGCACAACAGAACCCGTTGAGCTAATTGATTGAAATTGCACCGAGATTAAGTGCTTCTGAGACCAGACGGGCACTGCCGTCTGGTCTCAGTCTTAACTGGAGGGCTTACCATGAGCCGTAAAAGTAACGAGTTGGCCAGCCCTAGTATCCCCGTCCCAAGGCGCGTTTTTCGGATTCGCTCCGAGAAGGTCTGGTCCATGGTGACGTTGATTCCATCTGTGGTGTTACTAGGCGTATTTGTGTATTATTTCATCTTTTGGACGGGATACGTTTCATTTACGAAGTGGAATAGCTTCATCCAAAACATGAATTTAAACGGATTTCGTAACTACGTATCGATATTTGAGTCGTTTCGCTTTCAATCGGATCTTCGGAACATGGTCTTTTTTACCATTCTTTTTATGGCCGGATGCTTGATACTTGGCATGTTCCTTGCTGTGCTGATTGATCAGCATATCCGTGCAGAGAGTGTTTTCCGCAGTGTCTTCCTCTATCCCATGGCTATCTCAGCAGCTGCCACGGGTGTCGTCTGGAGTTGGTTGCTCAATCCCACAACAGGACTCAATCTAATCTTGCAGTCTCTTGGGATCCATCACTTGCCGCAGTGGTATCTGTCGACAAGGATTCTGCCCAATTTTCATATAGCGCAGATCCAGGGTGGTTTTCCGATAGCCATGTTTGCAGTCTTAATCGCAAGCATCTGGCAATGGTCTGGGTTTGCCATGGCACTTTATTTAGCTGGGCTTCGTGCGATTCCAGAAGAAATTAAAGAAGCCGCCCGACTTGATGGGGCGAGCGCATTTCGGATGTTTAGGTCGATTGTACTGCCCCAATTGCGGCCCATCACGACAACTGCGGTGGTTATGTTGATGGCGTCTTCTTTAAAGGTGTTCGACTTGCTGTACGCCATGACGGGTCCTGGAGCGAACTTCGTCACCGACTTACCCGCACTGAACATGTTTGACACGACCTTTAAGGCGAATCAATTTGCACAAGGGGCGGCCATCGCCATTGTGCTGCTGATTCTGGTACTGATTGCCATCGTACCGTATCTGATTGGCACCATCAGAAAGGAGGCCAGCAAATGAACAAGAGAGCTGTTCTCAAATTCATTGTGTACCTCCTGCTAGTCGTCTTCGCGGCACTGTTTTTGATACCTGTGTATTTGTTGATTATGACCAGCCTGAAAGCTAATTCGCAGGTCAGTCTGTCCCAGATGTGGGCCCTTCCTCATCCGTTCGGGTTTTCCGGATTGGTTCAAGCTTGGCAGCAAGTAGCCCCGGACATGATGAACAGTGTCTATCTTGCCGTTTCGGCCACCGTTGTTGTCGCGATTCTCGGTGCGATAAATGGGTACGCGCTGTCAAAGTGGAAATTCCGCGGATCGAACGTAGTCTATTTCTTTATCCTGCTTGGAATGTTCATTCCCTACCAGAGCACGCTTATCCCGCTCATTCGCGTATTGAACACATTGGGTCTATTTGATACGATTCCTGGCTTGGCCCTAGTGCATATTGTCTACGGTATCCCGATTATGACGCTTATCTTCCGAAACTTTTTTGCGGACATTCCAGACGAACTGGTTGAGTCAGCTCAGATTGACGGAACGAAATACTGGGGGATATTCCGCTATATCATGATGCCTCTTTCTATTCCTGGCGTTGTGGTCGCTGCCATTTGGGAATTCACCCAGGTCTGGAATGACTTTCTGTTTGGTGTTGCGGTTACCGACCCACCGTATCAGCCCGTCACAGTGGCCATTGTCAATATTGCAGGCAGCCAACATATTCAGTGGAATGTTTTGATGTCGAGCACACTCATTGCATCACTGCCCACACTGCTTGTGTATCTACTGCTCGGAAGGTATTTTGTGAGAGGTTTGCTGGCAGGTTCTGTGAAGGGATAATGAGTTGTTGGCTGGTGACGGAGTTTCGCTGTAGCTTTTAAAACGCTTGTTCACATGCCGATTTGAACCATATATCCATTCGTACACATGAAGGCCCCTCCATGACTGCGGGGGCCTTCAATGCGTCCAAAATGGTATTTAATATTCCACGAATGCTCGTGGATAGCTGACCAATATCGTTCGATTTGAATACGCGCCAATGATGATTCCCCCATACCATGCTGATTATGGAAAACTGCTAATCTTTGATGAATTTCATTTGCTAGGTATAATTGCAATAACACAGCATGGAAAGAGGGATAGCTCGTGCATGTACAGTCGCAAAATCGTTTGTTGCTGGGACCAGGGCCAAGCAGTGTTCATCCGGAAGTCCTGAAGGCCATGGCGACCCCGTTGGTGGGGCACCTAGATCCCTACTTTCTCGAAGTGATGGCAGACACGCAGAACATGCTCAAGAAGGTATTTCAGACGGAAAATGAGTTGACTCTTGCGATGTCCGGAACAGGCAGTGCGGGTATGGAAACGGTGTTTGTAAACCTTGTTGAGCCTGGTGATAAGGTGCTGATTTGCATCTGCGGGGTCTTCGGCGAACGTATGAAGGACGTCGCCGAGCGTGCGGGTGCTGATGTGATTACAGTGGAAGCCCCATGGGGGCAGGCGATTGAACCGGATGCGGTGGAAGCAGCCCTTAAATCCTCGCCCGGCATCAAGGCGGTCGCCATTGTCCACGCGGAAACGTCGACTGGCGTTTGGCAGCCACTCGAGGACATCAGCCGAATTGTCCATGATTACGGTGCCTTGTTTATTGTTGATGCTGTAACTTCTCTTGGCGGCATACCCGTAGAGGTCGACAGGCTGGGCATTGATGCCTGTTATAGTGGTACTCAGAAGTGCCTCGGAGCTCCTCCGGGACTCGCTCCTGTGACGCTCAGTGCTCGCGCCCTAGAAACGGTCCGAGGCCGAAAGACAAAAGTGCAGAGTTGGTACCTGGATTTGAACATGATTGCAAACTATTGGGGCGAGGACAGGTTCTATCATCATACAGCTCCAATTTCCATGCTCTTTTCACTTCATGAAGCCCTACGCCTGTTGCTTGAGGAAGGTCTCGACCAAACTTTTACGCGCCATGCTCAAAATGGTGCCTACCTTCAACGGGAACTCGAGGCCATGGAACTTCAGCTGTTCGCAGCAGAAGGCTTTCGCTTGCCGCAGTTGACCAGTGTCATTTTCCCGGATCAATACAATGAAGGCAAACTGCGTAAGCAGCTTCTTGAAGATTATGGAATCGAAGTGGGCGGGGGCCTGGGTATTCTCAAGGGCAGGGCCTGGCGAATTGGTTTGCTCGGCCATTCTTCCCGCCATCGAAATGTGACGCTTCTTATCCAGGCGATGAAAGATATGATGGGTATTTAGTGTTGCAGTTCACCTTCTGCACCACCTCCTCGGGGAATTGTCATGGTGTATCATCGAGAATTTTCATGGACATCATGAAATCCCCATGGAGCATCAGTTGAAGCACGGGTTGGGTTCAGTGCTGACGCAAGGGGCCATTCCGGGAGGAGTGGCCCCTCTGTGAAGGCGCGTTGTTCTTCATCTCTGTCATTGCAATCACCAGCGGGCCATCCCTGTCCAACAATCATCCACCCTGCAGCATCGGCGCTGACATCAAGGCTCGCATCAAAGCTGACATCCACGTACCATCGCTGACAGCCCCGTCATCCACGGTGTCACTCATCAGAAAATTCTGCCTACCTGTGCATCCCTTATCGAACTTGTCATACACATACACATGAGTCTCGTGCGGACATTGCCATCTATCCACGACACGAGCGAAAGCTGAGAAAGCGGATTCACATACGGGCTTGATGAGGAGGGAATCGCATGAGAAAGTCCCTTGTCGCCTGGGTCGCTGTTGTCATTCTTATTCTCCTACTCTATTTGGGGGCGGTAGGGTTATTTGCAAATCGGATTCATCCGCTGATTTTTGGGATGCCATTCCTGTATTTCTGGTACGTACTCGTTCCACTCTTAAATCCAGTTATTCTCGGGGCCCTCTATCTCTACGACCGGCGACGAAATCCCCAAAACGACGAGATACATTGGACGGGAGGAAAGTAAATGAACTCGGCAGTGGTACTTGGTATCAGCCTGGTCATTGTCTTTGTCGTCGCGTTAATGGGCGTTTTTATTGGACGCAAAAGGAGTCGGACCGTCGAGGGCTGGCTTGTGAGCAATCGGAAGATGGGGTCGTTTCTCGTCTGGTTCTTGCTCGGCAGCGAGATTTACACGGCTTTTACGTTTGAAGGTTTGGCTGGTTACGCGTACAAGAACGGATCGGCAGCGTTTTATAATGTTGCACTTAACGACGTCGCGTACGCCGTGGGATTTCTCGTATTACCGACCATCTGGATTATCGGCAAACAGTTTGGATACGTGACTCAATCAGATTTTGTTGCTGGTCGCTATCAGAGTAGGCCGCTTGGGGTCTTTGTCGCCCTGACCAGTGCCATCATCATGATTGCTTACATTGATTTAAACATCACGGGGCTTCAGGCGGTCATTAAAGTCATCGGACAAGGCAGCATCAGCACCATATGGGCGGACATACTCGGCTTTCTGATTCTTGCCCTTGCTGTATTTTTCGGCGGGATTCATGGGAATGCCGTTCAAGCCGCCATCAAGGACATTTTAATGTTTCTCGCCATTGCCGTTCTGTTTGTGGTTATCCCCATGCACTATTTCGGGTCGTTTGGTCACATGTACGGTCAGTTTATTAAACAGATTCCAAGCCATTTGACCCTACCTGGGGTCTCAAAACACCTTGGTGTCACGTGGCTCATGACAACGGTGCTCTTGAATGGACTTGGACAGTGGATGTGGCCGCAGTGGTTTGGGGTTGCGTTTACAGCCAAAGATCCGCGGACCTTGAAACTGCAGGCAGTCTTTATGCCCTTTTACCAGTTGGTCAAAGTTGCGGTGATTACAATTGGCCTTGCCGCCGTCATCATTCTCGGATTTTCGAAGCACATTAATGGCAATAATGTGGTGATGATGCTCGCGGTCAAGACCTTTCCCGAGTGGTTTGTCGTTTTGTTTACCGTGGCCGCCATGCTGTCAGCGATTATCCCGGCAGGGCCGATTATCATGACGTCAAGCAGCCTGATTGCAAAAAACGTCGTGCAAGCGTTGCGACCTCAGACGTCTCAGAAATCCATATACACGATGACTCGAGTCTTGGTCTTTCCGCTGACCATCATTGCTCTCATCTTAACGATTTTGGCGCCCTCGTTAATCGTTTCCGTATTGCTCGTCGCCTACGATTTCATCTCACAGTTGTTTCCTGCCGTAATTGTTGGTGGACTCTTTTGGCGTCGAGCCACGAAGCAGGGGGTACTCGCCGGCATCCTCACCGGTTGGATTGTGGCTGCAGTACTGGTTCTTAGCAAGCACGATCCGCTCCTCGGGATGAACGCCGGATTCATCGCTTTGGTGGCGAACCTGGCTGTCTTTGCAGCTGTCAGTGCACTCACAAAACCTGTTTCTGAATCCTACCTCAACACGTTCTTCAAGCACGCATTCCCGAATTCGAAGTCGACGACTCGCAGTGGAATCGCGCACTTACCGATGTCAGATTAAGATTTTAAATCAAAACGCGATGTACACGAAGCAACCGATGTAGGTGTGCTTCGAAAACATTCGTAGGAGACTGCGTACGCCGCGAACGAAAGTTCCTCTGGACTGACGGTGTTCCTTCCGCTCACAATAGGACTATGCAGATTTATGAAGGGTTGAACGAGGGGGCACCGAGGATGGAACCGAGTATTGACAAGGGCGTTGGCAATCGGTTTGTCATGGCCATCGATCAGGGGACAACCAGTACCCGCGCGGTCTTGTTTGATAAGGCGGGCCGCATTGAAGCGACTGCTCAAAAGGAAATTTCACAGATTTACCCGCAAGGCGGCTGGGTGGAGCACGATGCGATGGACATCTGGGGAAGTGTTCAGAGTTGCATTGCAGAGGTGCTCTCTACGCATCGAATGGCCGCAACGGATATTGCCGCTATCGGGATTACCAATCAACGCGAAACGACAGTTGTGTGGGACAAACACACAGGTATTCCGGTGTACAACGCTATTGTTTGGCAATCGAGGCAGACGGCTGACATTTGTGATGAGTTGCGGGCGCAAGGACATTCGGAGATGGTCAGTGACAAGACGGGGCTGCTCATCGACCCATATTTCTCAGGGACAAAAGTTAAGTGGATTCTAGATAATGTCGCTGGAGCAAGGGAAAAAGCTGAACGCGGTGATCTCCTGTTTGGGACGATTGATACGTGGATTGTTTGGAAGTTGACCGATGGTCAGGTCCACGTGACCGACTACACCAACGCGTCGCGGACACTTATGTACAACATTTACGACTTACAGTGGGACGACGAATTGCTGCGTTTACTGACTGTTCCGAAAGGCATGTTGCCAGAGGTTCGATGTTCGTCCGAGGTGTACGGTGTGACCGCACGGAGGTTGTTTTTTGATGAAGCCATCCCGATTGCAGGGATAGCCGGGGACCAACAGGCGGCACTTTTTGGGCAAGCCTGCTTCGAACCAGGAATGGCGAAAAACACGTACGGTACGGGCTGTTTCATGTTGATGAACACAGGCAAAAACGCTGTGAAATCCAACTGCGGACTGCTGACGACAATCGCATGGGGTATCGGAGGTGAGGTCGAATATGCGCTTGAGGGAAGTATTTTCGTGGCAGGAAGTGCAGTACAGTGGCTGCGAGATGGCCTCCGCATGCTGAAATCAGCAGGTGAAAGTGAAACCTATGCGAGACGCGTTGACTCTACGGAAGGGGTGTACGTTGTGCCAGCGTTCGTGGGCCTCGGCACACCGTACTGGGACAGTGACACGCGTGGGGCCGTTTTTGGACTGACAAGAGGGACAACGAAAGAACACTTTATTCGCGCCACCTTGGAGGCACTGGCCTATCAGTCGAAGGATGTGCTGACGGCGATGGAGGCGGATGCAGGGCTGTCCCTCAAGGTATTGCGGGTTGATGGCGGTGCCACGGCGAATGACTTCTTAATGCAGTTTCAGAGCGATATCCTCGGTGTCAACGTGGAGCGCCCAGCAGTGCTTGAAACCACGGCACTCGGTGCCGCGTATCTGGCTGGACTTGCTGTCGGTTATTGGGAGAGCAGGGACGATATCGTAAAAAACAAGCGCATTGACCGCACGTTTGAGTGCCAACTGGATGAGGGGACGCGTCAGAAACTTTATACCGGGTGGGAAAAAGCAGTGCATGCTGCGCGCATGTTTAAGTGAGGGCTACTACTTTCATCAAATTGGGGTACCCGGAGGGTACCCTACCTTCTGTAACGAACAAAGCTATCGCTGTTTGCGGAAACGATGGGGTATCCTTTAAACCTTAAGACTCAAAAGCATCGTTGCGCCGGAATGGGTGGGGGTACCGGATCGGCCGTAGGATACAGGATGATATTTAGGATACCCCCTGGGGTTGACGAATAGGGATACGAAGGTAGCGCTATTACAGGAAACATACCCAGCCGGGTATGACGATAAGGCAAGATCTGATACTTGCATTTGGTCATATACCCTGGGGGGTAGTCGGATTTCGCTCAAATTGGGGTACCCGGAGGGTACCCTACCTTCTGTAACGAACAAAGCTATCGCTGTTTGCTGGGTGGCTCTCGAACACACGCCAAACAGGGCTGGCTTCCATACAGCTTCCATGGGCGTTCCATAATCAATGGTGTATGCTGCAGATTATTGTTTCCAGGTAGCCGACTGGCATCCTTTGCAGTATAATCGACATGAAAGTTGCAATCATGTTTCCACTTCGGCCGATGGTGCCTAGCCATCGACTGTGAACTGCGCACAAGTTAATATCACCGTGTTGAGTGTTGGAGAAACCACAAGATCCCCTGCTGGCCAGGGTTTTTCTTGTGGTTTTGTTGTTTGTATATCAAGGAGGAGATTCTGATGAATCACAGCAACGAGTTCGTAGTCGCGGGCAACTTCTCAGCCGCTAGTCGCCAGGAATTGATATCCCGCATGCAGTCGGACACCCTCGATGTTTTGGTGATTGGTGGTGGGATTACGGGGGCTGGCATCCTCCTTGATGGCGTGACGCGCGGGATGACCGTTGGTCTCGTTGAGATGCAGGATTTTGCGGCAGGGACATCGAGCAGGTCAACCAAACTAGTTCACGGTGGCCTGCGTTACCTCAAACAGTTTGAAGTTTCTCTCGTCGCGGAAGTTGGACGTGAACGCGCGATTGTGTACGAGAATGCCCCTCACGTTACGACGCCGCTGTGGATGCTTCTCCCGATTGTCGAGAACGGGACGTATGGGAAGTTTTTGAGCCGAGTGGGGCTGTACGCGTACGACAGGCTGGCCAGAGTGAAGCATCACGAACGTCGCCAGATGTTGTCGAAGCAACAGGCGCTCACAAAGGAGCCGTTGCTTCGCGAGGATATTCTGAAGGGGGCCGGATATTACGTCGAATATCGGACAGACGATGCGCGGTTAACGCTCGAGATTGTGAAGGAGGCTGTAGAGAGGGGAGCATTGGCTGTCAACTACACCAAAGCTGACCGGCTGTTGTACGAAAACGGCAAGATTGTTGGAGCGCAAATGGTCGATCTCGTTTCCGGACAGCGCTTCTCCATCCGCGCCCGCAAGGTCATTAATGCCACTGGCCCCTGGGTTGATGCGTTGCGCGCGGAAGATGGCTCAAAAACCGGTAAAACAGTCCGCCACACGAAGGGTGTACACATTGTGGTTTCACAGTCGAAGTTCCCATTACAGAACCCTGTGTATTTTGACGTCCCTGACGGAAGAATGGTATTCGCCATTCCACGAGATGGTAAGACCTACGTCGGAACGACGGACACGGACTTCATCGGAGACGTGACGACACCGCGAACGACCGCTGAGGACAGAGACTACTTGATTGCTGCCATCAATTATATGTTTCCATCTGTCTCCATGACTGCCGCGGATGTGGAGTCATTTTGGGCCGGGGTTCGGCCGCTGATACAAGAAGAGGGGAAAGGGCCTTCGGAGATATCACGGCGAGACGAGGTGTTTGTCTCCCCAAGCGGCCTCATCACCATCGCGGGTGGAAAATTAACGGGTTATCGCAAGATGGCGGAAAAAGTGATTTCCCTTGCAGCCAAGGAGTTGGCCGCAGAGAATGGGGGGCATTTTGGACCGTGTCAGACGGAGCACATCACACTGTCCGGAGGGAAGTTTGGCGGTTCTGATAAGATGGAACGTTACTATTTGAACGC
The Alicyclobacillus curvatus genome window above contains:
- a CDS encoding extracellular solute-binding protein — encoded protein: MGALLSGCGNSNNTSTSGNNSSTSTGNSTGSGQSGKLEIFSWWTGVASSKALQQFINQYETQYPGVKVTNDAVAGGAGSNAKAVLASRMEANKPPGTFQVHAGHGSLLSWIQAGDMAPLDSMYQQQGWNKVYPQSLLNLLTVNGHIYAVPVDMQRDNVLWYNKKIFAKYNLTPPATFNDFFKDAAVLKSHGITPLALGNHGNWETTLLWSDVLLGTVGYTQYNELMQGKLAWNSPGVVQASQTFLKMLQYTNSDYNSLHWAQADELVAKGKAAMNVQGDWAQGYFTTTAGLKPNVDFGWAPTPGTQGIFAAVSDVFGLPSKLSGQNKTNAENFLKVLGSAEGQKAFNSLKGTISPRLDANPADYNAYGQSAMKSLKNDKLVLTPGQGALNPGFTTALENAMTQFISSQNVNQFVSGLQSAAQQNPLS
- a CDS encoding sugar ABC transporter permease — translated: MSRKSNELASPSIPVPRRVFRIRSEKVWSMVTLIPSVVLLGVFVYYFIFWTGYVSFTKWNSFIQNMNLNGFRNYVSIFESFRFQSDLRNMVFFTILFMAGCLILGMFLAVLIDQHIRAESVFRSVFLYPMAISAAATGVVWSWLLNPTTGLNLILQSLGIHHLPQWYLSTRILPNFHIAQIQGGFPIAMFAVLIASIWQWSGFAMALYLAGLRAIPEEIKEAARLDGASAFRMFRSIVLPQLRPITTTAVVMLMASSLKVFDLLYAMTGPGANFVTDLPALNMFDTTFKANQFAQGAAIAIVLLILVLIAIVPYLIGTIRKEASK
- a CDS encoding carbohydrate ABC transporter permease produces the protein MNKRAVLKFIVYLLLVVFAALFLIPVYLLIMTSLKANSQVSLSQMWALPHPFGFSGLVQAWQQVAPDMMNSVYLAVSATVVVAILGAINGYALSKWKFRGSNVVYFFILLGMFIPYQSTLIPLIRVLNTLGLFDTIPGLALVHIVYGIPIMTLIFRNFFADIPDELVESAQIDGTKYWGIFRYIMMPLSIPGVVVAAIWEFTQVWNDFLFGVAVTDPPYQPVTVAIVNIAGSQHIQWNVLMSSTLIASLPTLLVYLLLGRYFVRGLLAGSVKG
- a CDS encoding alanine--glyoxylate aminotransferase family protein, yielding MHVQSQNRLLLGPGPSSVHPEVLKAMATPLVGHLDPYFLEVMADTQNMLKKVFQTENELTLAMSGTGSAGMETVFVNLVEPGDKVLICICGVFGERMKDVAERAGADVITVEAPWGQAIEPDAVEAALKSSPGIKAVAIVHAETSTGVWQPLEDISRIVHDYGALFIVDAVTSLGGIPVEVDRLGIDACYSGTQKCLGAPPGLAPVTLSARALETVRGRKTKVQSWYLDLNMIANYWGEDRFYHHTAPISMLFSLHEALRLLLEEGLDQTFTRHAQNGAYLQRELEAMELQLFAAEGFRLPQLTSVIFPDQYNEGKLRKQLLEDYGIEVGGGLGILKGRAWRIGLLGHSSRHRNVTLLIQAMKDMMGI
- a CDS encoding DUF3311 domain-containing protein, which encodes MRKSLVAWVAVVILILLLYLGAVGLFANRIHPLIFGMPFLYFWYVLVPLLNPVILGALYLYDRRRNPQNDEIHWTGGK
- a CDS encoding sodium:solute symporter family protein produces the protein MNSAVVLGISLVIVFVVALMGVFIGRKRSRTVEGWLVSNRKMGSFLVWFLLGSEIYTAFTFEGLAGYAYKNGSAAFYNVALNDVAYAVGFLVLPTIWIIGKQFGYVTQSDFVAGRYQSRPLGVFVALTSAIIMIAYIDLNITGLQAVIKVIGQGSISTIWADILGFLILALAVFFGGIHGNAVQAAIKDILMFLAIAVLFVVIPMHYFGSFGHMYGQFIKQIPSHLTLPGVSKHLGVTWLMTTVLLNGLGQWMWPQWFGVAFTAKDPRTLKLQAVFMPFYQLVKVAVITIGLAAVIILGFSKHINGNNVVMMLAVKTFPEWFVVLFTVAAMLSAIIPAGPIIMTSSSLIAKNVVQALRPQTSQKSIYTMTRVLVFPLTIIALILTILAPSLIVSVLLVAYDFISQLFPAVIVGGLFWRRATKQGVLAGILTGWIVAAVLVLSKHDPLLGMNAGFIALVANLAVFAAVSALTKPVSESYLNTFFKHAFPNSKSTTRSGIAHLPMSD
- the glpK gene encoding glycerol kinase GlpK: MEPSIDKGVGNRFVMAIDQGTTSTRAVLFDKAGRIEATAQKEISQIYPQGGWVEHDAMDIWGSVQSCIAEVLSTHRMAATDIAAIGITNQRETTVVWDKHTGIPVYNAIVWQSRQTADICDELRAQGHSEMVSDKTGLLIDPYFSGTKVKWILDNVAGAREKAERGDLLFGTIDTWIVWKLTDGQVHVTDYTNASRTLMYNIYDLQWDDELLRLLTVPKGMLPEVRCSSEVYGVTARRLFFDEAIPIAGIAGDQQAALFGQACFEPGMAKNTYGTGCFMLMNTGKNAVKSNCGLLTTIAWGIGGEVEYALEGSIFVAGSAVQWLRDGLRMLKSAGESETYARRVDSTEGVYVVPAFVGLGTPYWDSDTRGAVFGLTRGTTKEHFIRATLEALAYQSKDVLTAMEADAGLSLKVLRVDGGATANDFLMQFQSDILGVNVERPAVLETTALGAAYLAGLAVGYWESRDDIVKNKRIDRTFECQLDEGTRQKLYTGWEKAVHAARMFK
- a CDS encoding FAD-dependent oxidoreductase; its protein translation is MNHSNEFVVAGNFSAASRQELISRMQSDTLDVLVIGGGITGAGILLDGVTRGMTVGLVEMQDFAAGTSSRSTKLVHGGLRYLKQFEVSLVAEVGRERAIVYENAPHVTTPLWMLLPIVENGTYGKFLSRVGLYAYDRLARVKHHERRQMLSKQQALTKEPLLREDILKGAGYYVEYRTDDARLTLEIVKEAVERGALAVNYTKADRLLYENGKIVGAQMVDLVSGQRFSIRARKVINATGPWVDALRAEDGSKTGKTVRHTKGVHIVVSQSKFPLQNPVYFDVPDGRMVFAIPRDGKTYVGTTDTDFIGDVTTPRTTAEDRDYLIAAINYMFPSVSMTAADVESFWAGVRPLIQEEGKGPSEISRRDEVFVSPSGLITIAGGKLTGYRKMAEKVISLAAKELAAENGGHFGPCQTEHITLSGGKFGGSDKMERYYLNARIEEGVELGLTRSCAEKLARRYGTNVPVLWGILREENADSSTHRAARVETDQMELASGDDAADGPDNIVEGDLDKAVYAELVYGMRHEMVVTPSDFFIRRTGAMFFDVAWVHRWKHPVIAYMAAANSWPEDLTERYRKMLDQHIAEATQVVQNTEMARNTEVASNTEVASDTEIVQNTEVVSNHEG